The Paramixta manurensis region AAAGCCAGATGTCTTTATCCGGACACTCACGCCGCACGCGTTTTACCAGACGTAAAACATCCGGCACGTTAGCCGGATGCAAGGGATCGCCGCCGGAGAGCGACAGCCCCTGGCGTGGGATGCGCGTATCGCGCAGATCGCGCAGTAGCCGCTCTTCCATCTGAATCGTAAACGGAACGCCAGAATTAAGTCGCCAGGTGCTTTTGTTATAGCAACCTGGACACTGATGCTCGCAGCCCGCGACAAACAACGTACAACGTGTGCCGGGGCCATTTACGATATCAACCTCGTAATATTGGTGGATGTTCACCCAAGCTGCCCATTGTCGAGATGTTTGACCCGTCGTTTCACTTCTTCCTGTTTACCAGCATTGAAGGGCCTGGCGTCCGGGCTGCCCAGATAGCCGCAGACGCGACGTGTGACTGAAACACGCGCAGCATCGTGGTTGCCGCATTTCGGGCAGGTAAACCCTTTGCTGGTACAGTCAAACTCACCGGTAAACCCACACTCATAGCACTCATCAATCGGCGTGTTGGTGCCGTAATAGGGCACCCGGCTATAGCTGTAATCCCAGACATCTTCCAGCGCTTTAAGGTTGTGCTGAATATTGGGATATTCGCCGTAACAGATAAAACCGCCATTCGCGAGCGGTGGATAGGCCGCCTCAAAGTCGATTTTGTCGTAGGGATTCACCTTTTTCTCCACGTCGAGGTGGAAGCTGTTGGTGTAATAGCCTTTATCGGTAACACCTTTCACGATGCCGAACCGGGCGGCATCCAGCCGACAGAAACGGTCGCACAGATTCTCGCTGGGCGTGCTGTAGAGGCTAAAGCCGTAGCCGGTTTCCGCTTTCCAGCTCTCTACCGCAGCGCGTAAACGCGTGACAATCGCGACAGCTTTCTCGCGTAGCGCCGGGCTGTCATACAGATGAATCGCGCCGCCGCTCAGCGCATTAATGGTTTCATGCAGGCCGATGTAGCCCAGTGAAATCGAAGCGCGCCCGTTTTTAAAGATACCGGCTACGTTATCGTCTGCCTGCAACCGCACGCCACAGGCGCCTTCCATATACAAAATCGGCGCCACGCGCGCTTTGGTATTTTCCAGGCGCACAATACGTGTCATCAGCGCTTTTTTCGCCAACGCCAATCGTTCATCCAGCAATGACCAGAAGCGAGACTCATCACCGGCCGCCTCCAACGCAATACGCGGCAAATTCAGGCTAATCACACCGATGTTATTGCGGCCATCGTGAACCTGCTCGCCATTCTCTTCATAGACGCCGAGGAAACTACGGCAACCCATTGGCGTTTTAAATGAGCCGGTAACCTTAACGACCTGGTCATAATTAAGAATATCGGGGTACATACGTTTACTGGCGCACTCTAATGCCAACTGTTTTATATCGTAATTAGCATCGCCGGCATGGCGGTTAAGCCCCTCGCGTACCGCAAACACCAGCTTAGGAAACACTGCGGTTTTGTGATTTTTACCTAAACCGGCAATGCGGTTTTGCAAAATAGCGCGTTGGATCAGACGTGCGGACCAACTGGTGCCGAGGCCAAAGCCGAAGGTAACAAATGGCGTCTGACCATTGGCGGTATGCAGAGTGTTGACTTCGTACTCCAGCGACTGAAAGGCATCAAAGCACTCTTTTTCAGTGCGAGTATGCGCGTAACGCTCTTTATCGGTAATTTGCCACTCATCGGCCACCGCGCGATGTTTGGCTAAGCTAGCCTCAACAAATGGCGCCAGCACTTCGTCAATACGATTGATGGTGGTGCCGCCATAAATATGGCTGGCGACCTGAGCAATAATTTGCGCGGTCACCGCCGTGGCGGTCGAAATTGATTTTGGCGGCTCAATCTCGGCATTGCCCATCTTAAAACCGTGGGTCAGCATGCCTTTTAGGTCAATCAACATGCAGTTGAACATCGGGAAGAACGGCGCGTAGTCCAAATCGTGATAGTGAATCTCGCCGCGCTCATGGGCGCTGACTACCTCGCGCGGTAAGATATGCTGCTGCGCGTAATGCTTCGCCACAATACCGGCGAGCAGATCGCGTTGAGTAGGAATAACCTTGCTGTCTTTATTGGCGTTTTCATTTAACAGCGCCGGGTTACTTTGTTCGACCAGACCGCGAATGGCTTTGTTCAGCTTGCCGCGTTGTTCGCGGGCAATATCACGATCATGGCGATACTCAATATAAGTTCGGGCCAACTGCGGGTAGCGCCCAGCCATCAGGAGGTTTTCTACCGCATCCTGAATTTCGTGAATATCGACCCGATCGCGGCCCGCCACTTTTTCACTGACCTGCTGTGCGACGCTGGCGCAATAATCATTATCGTTAATCTGCGCGGCCTGCGCTGCGGCCATAATCGCGTCACATATCCGTTGTTGATCAAAAGCCACCTGACAACCATCGCGCTTCACCACCACCGTTGTTAGCACCGTCGATCTCCCTTTGAAAAGTCTATATGTAGAATGTGGTGTGCATAGTAAACGCTATATATGGTGTTTGCGCTCAATTTAACTGTGCTTTTATTGATATAAAGCAAAGATTGAAAGACACGGCTGAAAAGTTAAACGGCGGGCAAAAAATGGCAGGAGAGGAGGAGAGAAATGCAGCGCGCGAAGCGCTGCCGCGTTAAGTTACGCTAATGCCGCCAGCAACAGATCGATGGTCATCATAACGCCATAGCGTGCGTGAATAGCGGAAGTGGGCAGGGTTAAACGCTGGTGTGAGAGTGCCGCTAACGGATTATCCTCGGTGGTGAAGGCAATAATCGGTAACCCCCGGCGGTGCGCTTCGAGAGCCGCGCTTTGCAGAGACGCATCCGCCGTACCGCTGGCGAACACCACCAACGCATGGTCGTCATTGAGCGTGGCGGCGGTCATACGCATTAAATTCTCTTCATGACAAAACGATGCGGCAATCCCTTTTTCCATCAGTTGATACTGAAGTTGCGCGGCGCAGGCACTATCCTGCGCGCCACGAGCGAAAATATGGACGCTACGCGCCTGGCGTAAGGTGGTGGCGGCCTGGCTAAAAGCCTGATGCGGAATCTGCAATAACTGCTGGCGCAAAGTCTGCTGCACCTCGCTCAGATAACGTTCCCACTCAGCGGGCAGCGCGCTGGCGGTTTCCTGGACGGGTAAATAGCGTGAATGTGCTGCGCTGGCCTGCGCCAGCTTCATCCGCAAATCGCGGATATCTTCGCAGCCAACCGATTTGGCAAACCGTGTAATCGTCGCCGGACTGACGCCCGCCTGGGTGGCGAGTTGTTCAATGGTGGCGGAGGCGGCGAAGTTCACATCCTCCAACACGCAGCGCGCCACGCGCGCTTCTTGTTGGCTCAGTTCATTTAACCGATGGCGAATTTGAAAAAGAATATCGCTAAAATCCTCGCGCCCAATTGAACGGGCAAAGCGCTTTAACAGGTCCGGCCCAATGCCGGCTTTCGCCGCCAGTTTTTCCAGCGTGGTGGTGGTGGCGTAATCATGATCGCCGGAGATGGCTGGCTGTACGCTGTTTTCATCCGGGTGTGGATGGCTTAGCGCACGTAGCTGGCGCAGAAAATCATCCAAGTCTTGACAGCCTACCGAACGCGCAAATACCGAAAGTGTCTCGGTACTGACGCCCGCTTTAGCGGCCAGCTCCTCCAGCGTAGCCGTAGAGGAAAAACGCAGGTTATCAAGGACGAAACGCGCCACGCGCGTCTGCTGCGGCGGCAGATGCTTAAGCCCGCTCTGAAGTTGCCAGACAATATCCATACGTTGTTTCGCCCCTTACCTAACCTTGTTGATAGTCTCTATCTTGCCATGAAAATATTTTTCATCGGCAATTTTTTACGTTTTACACCGAAATTTTAATTTAATTATTTGAAAAATAATGATTTTAATATTTTCTGTATTCGTCGTGGTTATTAAAAAATAAACCGCGATCACATTGATGAAAAAAATTTTCATACTCAATTTT contains the following coding sequences:
- the nrdG gene encoding anaerobic ribonucleoside-triphosphate reductase-activating protein → MNIHQYYEVDIVNGPGTRCTLFVAGCEHQCPGCYNKSTWRLNSGVPFTIQMEERLLRDLRDTRIPRQGLSLSGGDPLHPANVPDVLRLVKRVRRECPDKDIWLWTGYSLDQLSAAQRQVVDEINVLVDGKFIQALKDPMLPWRGSSNQVIHYLR
- the nrdD gene encoding anaerobic ribonucleoside-triphosphate reductase, whose protein sequence is MLTTVVVKRDGCQVAFDQQRICDAIMAAAQAAQINDNDYCASVAQQVSEKVAGRDRVDIHEIQDAVENLLMAGRYPQLARTYIEYRHDRDIAREQRGKLNKAIRGLVEQSNPALLNENANKDSKVIPTQRDLLAGIVAKHYAQQHILPREVVSAHERGEIHYHDLDYAPFFPMFNCMLIDLKGMLTHGFKMGNAEIEPPKSISTATAVTAQIIAQVASHIYGGTTINRIDEVLAPFVEASLAKHRAVADEWQITDKERYAHTRTEKECFDAFQSLEYEVNTLHTANGQTPFVTFGFGLGTSWSARLIQRAILQNRIAGLGKNHKTAVFPKLVFAVREGLNRHAGDANYDIKQLALECASKRMYPDILNYDQVVKVTGSFKTPMGCRSFLGVYEENGEQVHDGRNNIGVISLNLPRIALEAAGDESRFWSLLDERLALAKKALMTRIVRLENTKARVAPILYMEGACGVRLQADDNVAGIFKNGRASISLGYIGLHETINALSGGAIHLYDSPALREKAVAIVTRLRAAVESWKAETGYGFSLYSTPSENLCDRFCRLDAARFGIVKGVTDKGYYTNSFHLDVEKKVNPYDKIDFEAAYPPLANGGFICYGEYPNIQHNLKALEDVWDYSYSRVPYYGTNTPIDECYECGFTGEFDCTSKGFTCPKCGNHDAARVSVTRRVCGYLGSPDARPFNAGKQEEVKRRVKHLDNGQLG
- a CDS encoding MurR/RpiR family transcriptional regulator, which encodes MDIVWQLQSGLKHLPPQQTRVARFVLDNLRFSSTATLEELAAKAGVSTETLSVFARSVGCQDLDDFLRQLRALSHPHPDENSVQPAISGDHDYATTTTLEKLAAKAGIGPDLLKRFARSIGREDFSDILFQIRHRLNELSQQEARVARCVLEDVNFAASATIEQLATQAGVSPATITRFAKSVGCEDIRDLRMKLAQASAAHSRYLPVQETASALPAEWERYLSEVQQTLRQQLLQIPHQAFSQAATTLRQARSVHIFARGAQDSACAAQLQYQLMEKGIAASFCHEENLMRMTAATLNDDHALVVFASGTADASLQSAALEAHRRGLPIIAFTTEDNPLAALSHQRLTLPTSAIHARYGVMMTIDLLLAALA